Sequence from the Ooceraea biroi isolate clonal line C1 chromosome 5, Obir_v5.4, whole genome shotgun sequence genome:
TGACGCAGTTACTTCATAAGTTTGTAGcgattaataatgaaactatCAAATTCTTCTAACttattaatagaaatagacttaatcttatttattaatcttagaagaatttttaaatgcttctTCGACtcgataattattgtaaagaCTTATTTACAAAGTTAGCACTCCGCTAATTAGAATTATGCGCGAGATTATGCCAATCAATTCCAACATCTCGAATCAGCATATTGAATATTTGTACGCGTCATTATCTCTACACGGTGATCTACATATAGCATAGtttctttcataatttattcggTAATAAAAAGAGTTATCTTACGTTTTAAAACAGGATTAGTGCGGATAACACGCatgtacacatacatgtacatatacatgtacgttCAAcacatacatgtgtatatatacagtgGAAAGGGGATTTCTATCACTGTACGGCACTGTAGCAGCACATATGTTCATGGCTGTCGTCCAATAAGCATCAGCTGAATCACCGAACAAACTGTCACTCTCTCGGTTGACCAAACTCGACGGACCAAAGTCTCGCGGCAGAAATTGTACGGCGCTTCCTGTGAAATAATCAGTTCATTGTCTTTATCGTGATGGTGCACACCTCGAACTGGATCTGTTCAAACAAACTCAAGATGTGTCGTTATTCATTCACGGTCATCCTCCTTGCGGTGTTCTTCTCGTACTGTTCAGCTGCCGGCAAGGCTGACGACACTACGTTCGTTAATAGCACGAGGCCGAAGTTCAAGATACTCGGCGTTTTCGGACATCTTGGCAAGAGTCACTTCGACATGTTCCAACCTCTTCTGGAGGAGCTGGCTCGTCGTGGTCACCGTGTCACCGTGATCTCGTACTTCCCCAGAAGTGAAAGCGCCAAGGCGAAGAAGCCGCTGCCCACTTACAAGGACATCAATCTGAGAACTCCCGATGTCGATGTCGTGAATGTCATAGACCTCAAACTTGTAAAACACGGATTTTACAGCGCTTTCCTCGATCTCATTATGCTGCAGCGCTTTGCCACCACATCGTGCGAAACCGCGTTGCTGCGGAATGCGGCCGTCGCGGAGCTCATCAGATCCAACGAGACGTTCGACGTGATGATCACGGAGAGCTTCAACACTGACTGCTTCTTGAGTTTCGCTTATCGGTTCAACGTGCCATATCTGACGATGTCCTCGCATCAGACGATGCCGTGGGTCAATGGCAACATGGGTAACGTGGACAATCCCAGCTACATAATGACGATATTCAGTGGCTACGACGAGCCCATGAATTTCTACAGTAGGATGAGTAATACACTAGCATGGTTATTGTGCAACATGGCTTATGAATATTGGTACCGACCCATCGACCAGGCCGTCGCGGACAAAGCGTTCGGCTTGGATCTGCCTAAGCTGAGAACACTCGCTGAGCAGTCGCAGGCGCTCCTGGTGAACACTCATGCCAGCATCCATGGTAACCGACCTCAATTGTCGAACGTGGTCGAGGTCGGCGGACTTCACATTTCGCCCAAGATCAACCCGCTGCCGAAGGACATTGCCGAGTTCCTCGACAACGCGCACGAGGGCGTGCTCTACTTCAGCCTCGGCTCCATGATCAAGCTGACTACGATGCCGAAGGAGAAGATGAACGCGATAGTGAACGTCATCAGCTCGCTACCGCATAAGGTGCTCTGGAAGTGGGAGTCTGATCGGCTGCCGTACAAGATGAACAATGTTATGGCTAAGAAATGGCTGCCCCAGTTTGACGTGTTGAGTAAGTGAAAGGGCGAACGTGCGCGCCTATCCTCTCCTTTCCTGCCTCCTTTTCTCGAGTTCAAGCTCGAGACGGATTCTCCTTGACGCAATCTGCAATCTGTTTTCTTTCACATAATTCCGAGTCggtaatcttttaatttttattccgcCGGGTGACGCGTCGATTCGCGCACTATCGTGGCGTTCGGGCGCCAACGAACGCGCCAACAAACGCGTCGTCGCTCGCGTGACAAACTCGCGCGTTGCGGCCGATCGCAAATCGCGGATAATTCTGCCTCGCGACAGCCGTTTCCGCGAGCCGCGTTCGCGCTTTCGCTGCGACAGGCCGAGATCGCGTATGCGCAGATTTGCAATGGTAATGTTACGCTAAAAATTTCACCGGCTTGGTTTAGGTACCGTTTGACATATTTTATTGCCCTTGCAGcacgtgcgctcgcgcgctacCGTTTGCTCGATGATCGACGGCCGCACCTGCGGtgcgcgattttattttcactctctttttccaattttttatttcgttgcTTTTGCCTTTTTATCACGTTGTTCGCGGTTAAACTATACCGCCAGCGGAACGCGTGTTTTTCATTTCGCTCGTACGTTTCTTCCGGTCCCACTCTGTTTTCTGTTAATAATGATGCATTCTTTCCCCTCCGGCTTCTCTCGCGACGCATTTAAGTATTTGATTGATTGTCGATGGAACTTCATCACATGATCTTTATCGCATCGTGATCAGATCGATTATGCTGCGGCACGTGTATAAGTTCCTTTTATTAACTGTGTCATTATAATTACGTCAATAAGCTTCTTGCTGTGGCTTAAGTGGCTTCAAGAGACATCATAATTATACTTTAGTCAAGTTTCCTCCTTTAGCAGGAAAACTGGAGCTGTTGCACGAGGATAAAATTCCAAACGATTTCACGGAACCTCGGTGTTTTATTTGATATGAGAGAAAGTGACGTAATTGTTGATAGATAAACATAGGAAATCATATCGTGACAGTTTAGATCTTCAGCGTTACTGCAACGAGCAGTAATCAGTTCTACGAGTACACTTGTTAATCAAACAGTGACACAGTCATCAAGCAGTTAAGAAGTCGTTCGAGCGAACGATTACGCAACCAGTCTAACAATGACCTCAATTATAAATACTTCTCACAGATACGGAGCTCTCTGCGCTCGTTATCATGAACGAGGAGATTGAGCGCCACTCCTCATCGAAATTACGGCGGTTTTTTATTCGATCGTGTAACGCAATCGCTGTAATATATACCATGCCGAATCGGATTGCCTTACAATTCGCGAGCGCGTATGCCCTACGACGATAATATCACATTACTATTATACGAAATATAGGCTCGCGTGTATTTCAAATGCAACAATAGTACACGGCCGTCGCTGCTGCAATTGCAGCTCGAAGAAAGATATTCTGCCTGTTGATGAATATGACAACAAAAATTCGTTATGTCAGAAGATTAGGaaaatttgttacattaatgcgcgcatttatcaaaaataagtAAATGGATTCGTAATGAAATATCAATGTTATAATCCGCctagtattataatttcaatataaaatcgGATATATTAAAGTCATATTTGTGTGTTATACATTCAGgttctatttaatattaaaaattatcagtaatataatatatactcaTGGCAACTCAATATAATCCCTTTCGAATCgtgataataaacaaaaatggtTACTTAATGATATTTAAGAAAGATATCTAATGATCTTAATGATATTtaagaaagatatttaattatcttaatgATATTCTGCGATGATTTGATCGCTTTCATCGATTTGCATTGGCAAAATCCTATaaggaaggaaaaggaaaagttccttttttctcttttcttctctaaGAGCTTAAGTAATTCGAGGATCAGCGggaaataacgaaaaaataagatcgtgataataaacaaaaatggtTACTTAATGATATTTAAGGAATCGTTTAGAGTTCGTGTTCAAAACATCTTTTGAATATTTGGAATTGCAAAAAGAGAATAGAATTGGAAAATGTGGACACGACGAACGGGCTCGTTAAAAATCCCTGGTACGACAGAGAGAACGAGGGAAAACTATATTGCAATCGCTCGCGCGGAATGCACGGCGGTTCGGCATGCGTTATTTGACTTTCCGACCTCGTATAAACGTGTCTATCGGCTATGACCACGAGGAATTGGAATACTTGGAGAAAGGGCCAGGGATTCCCGCTTGCAGCAACGCTCGCGCTCACTCGCGCGCGGTGAAACTAATCGCGCCGAATCGCGGCCAGGCGGAAtcggtccgcgcgcgcgaaatatcGAAAGCGGCTTTCAAATCCCCGTTACCGTACGGTAGCTACGGTATTCCGCTATTCAACATGGATCACGCGAGGGATAGAGCGGAGGGAAAAGGGGCTAGCGTCAAATAGTTTTCAGCAGTCAAATCGGGAAAGCGGGCCCCCCAGCATATTTGAGGAGCTTTTGGTGTTCCTGGATACGATTCGCGCAAATTCGGCGAGTACGACGATACACGGACGAACGTCGAGTTAATTGGCAGTGAAATCGACATCCGGAATTCGCGTAAGGTATCAGTAATGCGAATATTTGAACGGTTTCCGTGCGAGGGTAAACGGATTGCCGGGTCACTCCGAAACGAGTGCCCTTTCAAATTCTCCCGGGAGGAAAGTAATGTTCCCGTTGCAACGTCGTAcagtaaaaatgatttatggcCAGCGCGTGTTGTAATTCCGCATgcgaaatgtatataataatgtctaAATTAATGTGCTGACCGTTATCTCGTCATTTTCATGTTATGTCGTCAAGGATGACAGAAACGAAACCGAAGCTCATTAAAGCGAGAGATAACTTCTGATTATGCTCTAACATTGTGAATCTAATTGATTCCATTTGTTATGTCTGTGTTTAAACTTTTGAATaatgatgaaatatatatataataaataacattcgaTAACGCCGCGAACCGAGAAGGGACCTCCtgtataaacaattaatcGGATTATCCCAGAATGCGCGTTTTATCGCATCCACGTATGAAAAGCCGATCTCACTCTCATTTCTCCAATTTGCTGTATTTCGAAACTTTTTGCAGACTCGTTCTCAGTCACGTTTTCTGGATCGACGGTAAcgattatcaattaaatatatcgatcTATCGATGTATTTGAAATAGTTTAGTAAGTTTGGTAGCAGGATCGTTTTTGGGTGCGAAGAGGCGGACGTTACGTCTACCGCAATGTACGAGCGTGACGTGGATGGTGGAAAAGGGGACGAAAACCGGCGTAGAATGGGGTGGAAGGCGAAGAGACTGCCGCGAGAATTTTCGCGTAAGCAGTTTTGCAGCTCGGCCTCTGTCGAGCGAAACGACTTTAATTAGGCAACTCGCTAACGACCCGACGGCAACATAAATCACCGTTAAACCTCCTTGGCTACGCCGAGAACCACGCTCTTCCGtcgtctccctctttctttctctcactccATTCTTCCTCTCTgcatctctccctttcttgcGCTCGCCACGATGCCATTTCCCTTCTGCTCATCGCGACAGTCCATCATCGTCCACAAGATAGGCGTTATTTAGCTCGGAGTACATCTAGACTAAGATGCGAAAGAGAATGACTCTTTGAGAAATATCCTAAGATAATAATCTGAATTTTCTTCCTAAATGAAGGCGACGTTGTTATTATTTGTGTCACATTTTTGCTGCTTGAATGTTGAAAACAAATTTGCAAATCCGCGCGGTTATTCAGTCCAGCTGCTGAGCACCTgcacatttattaattcaaattaatttttttcaatatattagttttttattacttttgtgCTTGCTTTTTTTCGTGAGCCAATTTCGTTGGATTTTCCATCACCTCTGTCATTTCGTGCAGAAACTAAGTTCGCAGATTACTCTGCACGCGTTACAATCGAATTATTCTGATTATTATGTACCTTGTCAGTGATACAACTTTTAATGCGTAACATTCAACGTCGCTCGTATTcagtttaaatatttcaagctGAGATAATTTGGTtgtaaaatttgatacagGCATTTCGAGGGAATCTCTTTTAATAGAGTAGAAATTTATGagattaagaaatttttttcctcCGCATCTCCATGTATGTACTTTTACGCTATTCATATTTtacctctcttcctctttgtacgtacaaagtataaaattactaatcTCTATAATGTATTTTCCACGAGATGAAAAATGAGCTTACCTCTTTATGAAGCCCCAAAATTACAACGAAGCGACTCTCATACGTGCTCTCGGATTAACGGCTATAGATTATTCCCctgtctccttctctctcttgattATCATTCTGCTCTTTCAGTTATCCCTTATTTTCATCTCGCCCTCGTATCCCCCTTTAATTCGCTGGCCGGCGGAAAGCATCCCTCCTCTTATCTCCCTCATTTTTACCTCGAAAATTCGCAAACTGAGAGTGAATCGCACGATGAGCACGTTCGCAGAGTCACGATATTCGCACACACGATTTCTAATCTTATCGTTGGTATTTTCTCGGCACGCGGATGTGTTCTGCACATCGGCAAAACTTCCCCGCGTATCCCGGGGCGGGTTTACTCCGAAACGAGCTCCGGGATCGCTCATCGCGTCTTCGATTTCGGGCGCGATGCGTATTTCCGTACACGTTCGAGCGTAAACAGTGATTTCGCCGACGGAGGAGGAGATACCGTCGTCTGCTTATCGGACTTCCGCGAGACTTTACTTTCGCGAAAATATTCGCGCTACAGGCGGATTCGAGGAGCGCCGCGACGCTCTGCAGCTCCCCGAAGAGATTGATAAGTAAAGAGGGAATCCTTCGAAATCCCTCTATTTTCGTTCCGACAGACCCGCCGTCGGATACACCCTCGTACATGCTCGCACGCGCTCGTATGCGAGGAACGTCGTCGCGGCTCAATCCGCCGCTGATTATTAATCACGCCCCCGCAGGTGCATTTAATAAACGTAATATTGTTGACGCGATTCGTCAAGCTTACGACGCCGCTGAAACGGCTCGCAACTAAATGATACCACCCCTTTGAAATCCGCATACGGCCCTGATTTTCCCGATGAATCACGCGCTAATACACCCTCAAACAATATTTTCCGTCGCGCATCATACATCATTTTCTATGATTACGTAAACGCATCGCgctttaatatcattattgtaattatagcACTGTAGTTGTATACATGTGCACTTTACGGCCATGACTGTAATTGTGAAATGAGCGATAAGCTATTTGCAAATAATACTGCACAGTCTGTTTTATTGTACTGCTGTTTGTGTTATCGCCATTTCCATAAGACACTGTTTCTAAacatgatttttcactttgctAATCTCTGTTTATACATTCTAATCTGGTTACACGTACAAGTTTGAAGCTTCttgatttaaacaaatgttcttACACTGCGCAGAATTAAGATACGTAAAACagtgcagcagcagcaatttTGTCTAaattcctcttttctttcctcgcCCACATTTACGGGCGAGCATTTCCTTTTTCGTATTTCGGATAATCTTGCTAAGACTGCCGTAAGTTGGTCAGGCGCTACGATCGAtcgctttaattttattatctcacTTCGTGACTgctgtaccttgatctcttTTCTTACCGCCCGCTCctcgctctcctctctctgcTCCGGGCTACTTCCATTACTTTCCGCGC
This genomic interval carries:
- the LOC105287631 gene encoding UDP-glucuronosyltransferase 2B15; protein product: MVHTSNWICSNKLKMCRYSFTVILLAVFFSYCSAAGKADDTTFVNSTRPKFKILGVFGHLGKSHFDMFQPLLEELARRGHRVTVISYFPRSESAKAKKPLPTYKDINLRTPDVDVVNVIDLKLVKHGFYSAFLDLIMLQRFATTSCETALLRNAAVAELIRSNETFDVMITESFNTDCFLSFAYRFNVPYLTMSSHQTMPWVNGNMGNVDNPSYIMTIFSGYDEPMNFYSRMSNTLAWLLCNMAYEYWYRPIDQAVADKAFGLDLPKLRTLAEQSQALLVNTHASIHGNRPQLSNVVEVGGLHISPKINPLPKDIAEFLDNAHEGVLYFSLGSMIKLTTMPKEKMNAIVNVISSLPHKVLWKWESDRLPYKMNNVMAKKWLPQFDVLNHPNVKCYFGHGGLLGLSEAVYAGVPMVLLPMYGDQFHNSYSVKARGVAEVLAYNDLQDEQFLRRALNEIFNNASYRENARKLARAYRDRPSSPLETAVWWTEYIARGNSGSYLRSKGMDLPWYQRHLIDVVLVLIIVSAVLIYILFRFFLIKLLLSLLRAVKGKPGSEAKDKDKRKED